Proteins encoded within one genomic window of Trichoderma asperellum chromosome 2, complete sequence:
- a CDS encoding putative NRPS-like protein biosynthetic cluster (antiSMASH:Cluster_2.2~SMCOG1002:AMP-dependent synthetase and ligase) encodes MASPDPTIDLHWGDYRGAIHEIFAKNAKSFPDRECVVETKSSQRKERSFTYRQIHEASNLLAQHFLSHGCNVGDVVMIYAYRGVELVVAYMGALKAGATVSVIDPQYPPERQTVLLDVAKPRFLVCIEKANEEFGPPSDLVLKFASENLSLKSTIPALELLDDGELRGGSVDGKDTLDPSVYSREDPINVLIGPDSIPTLSFTSGSEGRPKGVQGRHFSLTHYFPWMAERFGLSDQDRFTMLSGIAHDPIQRDIFTPLFLGAKIICPPAEAIAYEVLAEWMKENSVTITHLTPAMGQILVGGATAQIPSLRNAFFVGDLLTKKDTNKLRNLAPNTSVINLYGSTESQRAVSYFEIPSRAREPLFLDTLPDIIPVGQGMQNVQLLVVDRDDRSRLCQVGEQGELMIRAAGLSEGYLGDDEKTTSLNRDKFLLNWFVDPTIWAQQDNGKSAAEAYKPWGYKGPRDRLYRTGDLGRRREDGNVECTGRIDSQVKIRGFRIELGEIDTHLSQHPFVRENVTLVRRDKDEEHTLVTYFVPETKRWFEHVQKESGQLEPVSQDESMGQMLRKFKSLSEDCKKYLATKVPKYAVPSLFIPLARMPLNPNGKIDRPALPFPDVADLSFLAKRRASSVSVNLTPTQTRLASIWASVLPNSSARMFRPESNFFDEGGHSILAQQMFFSVTKEWKDINLPIKVIFQSQTLEALAAEIDRAQDPIGLRLDAMPLDGDKNVLDEAYAADARDLTSKIPKSIPTAGAVTSPRVLLTGATGFLGSYIVRELLEGPTKANVIALVRAKDPADGLARLEKVMTAYGLWSQEWVTSSRLEVVVGDIGKPQLGLSQDVWARLSAEVDAVIHNGAQVNWMLPYSSLRSANVLSTLACIQLCASGKAKRLAFVSSTSTLDNDHYVELSKKAGAVMEADDLEGSRKGLATGYGQSKWASELLVREAGLRGLAGAVIRPGYITADPASGISVTDDFLVRLWKGSLQVGGRPDITNTLNAVPVTQVSRIVVSSAFHLSAATGQSVAVAQVTSHPRLTLNDWIGALEVYGYEAPIMPYPEWSAKVKEYVSDDTKEEPHALLPLFHFVVGDLPGNSIAPELDDANALAALKLYENESNVSHAVDVQSLGAYLAYLVAIGFLPPPTGSGKTPLPKLDLAASQISAASSFGGRSAKP; translated from the exons ATGGCGTCCCCAGATCCGACTATTGATCTCCACTGGGGAGATTATCGTGGTG CAATCCATGAGATATTTGCCAAGAATGCCAAATCCTTTCCCGACAGAGAGTGTGTCGTTGAAACTAAGAGCTCACAAAGAAAGGAGCGCTCATTTACATATCGCCAGATCCATGAGGCTTCAAACCTACTAGCTCAGCATTTCTTGAGCCATGGATGCAACGTTGGAGATGTTGTCATGATATACGCTTACCGAGG CGTTGAACTCGTGGTGGCCTATATGGGTGCTCTCAAAGCTGGCGCGACTGTCAGTGTGATTGATCCACAGTATCCTCCTGAGCGCCAAACGGTGCTATTAGACGTCGCCAAGCCTAGATTCCTTGTCTGCATCGAAAAGGCAAATGAGGAGTTCGGCCCACCTTCTGACCTCGTCCTGAAGTTTGCCTCGGAAAATCTGAGCCTCAAGTCTACTATTCCAGCGCTCGAGCTGTTAGATGATGGCGAGCTGAGAGGAGGGTCTGTCGACGGCAAAGACACCCTTGATCCCTCAGTATACAGCCGAGAGGACCCCATCAATGTTCTCATTGGACCTGATTCCATTCCTACTTTGAGTTTCACTAGTGGTTCGGAAGGAAGACCAAAG gGTGTCCAAGGTCGCCATTTCTCTTTGACTCACTACTTTCCTTGGATGGCGGAAAGATTTGGCCTCTCAGACCAAGACAGGTTCACGATGCTTTCTGGAATTGCCCACGACCCAATCCAG AGAGATATCTTCACGCCACTTTTCCTCGGTGCCAAAATTATCTGTCCGCCGGCAGAAGCGATTGCTTACGAGGTCCTGGCCGAATGGATGAAGGAGAACAGCGTCACTATTACCCACCTGACCCCCGCCATGGGCCAGATTCTCGTTGGAGGCGCTACTGCTCAGATCCCCTCTCTTCGAAATGCGTTCTTTGTGGGCGATTTATTAACTAAGAAGGACACAAACAAGCTGCGCAATCTTGCGCCCAACACAAGTGTCATTAACCTTTATGGGTCGACAGAATCGCAACGGGCGGTATCTTATTTTGAGATTCCAAGCAGGGCACGGGAGCCTCTATTCCTGGATACCCTACCGGATATCATCCCAGTCGGCCAGGGTATGCAAAATGTTCAGCTCCTGGTTGTAGACCGCGACGATAGGTCTCGATTGTGCCAAGTCGGTGAGCAAGGAGAACTGATGATTCGCGCTGCCGGACTTTCGGAGGGCTaccttggagatgatgaaaaaaCTACATCTCTAAACAGGGATAAGTTCCTTCTCAACTGGTTTGTGGACCCAACCATATGGGCTCAGCAGGACAATGGTAAGAGTGCTGCTGAGGCTTACAAGCCATGGGGTTACAAGGGACCGCGAGATCGCCTGTATAGAACCGGTGATCTTGGCCGGCGCCGTGAAGATGGAAATGTAGAGTGCACTGGAAGAATCGATTCGCAAGTCAAGATCCGTGGCTTCCGAATCGAGTTGGGAGAAATCGATACACACCTTTCACAGCACCCATTTGTTCGCGAAAACGTCACTTTAGTTCGCAGAGACAAGGACGAGGAGCACACACTCGTCACTTATTTCGTTCCTGAGACAAAGCGCTGGTTCGAACACGTTCAAAAGGAAAGTGGACAACTGGAGCCAGTGTCACAGGATGAGTCGATGGGTCAAATGCTTCGAAAGTTCAAGTCACTTTCCGAAGACTGCAAGAAGTACCTCGCTACTAAGGTCCCCAAATATGCCGTTCCTAGCCTCTTTATTCCTCTGGCTCGCATGCCGTTGA ATCCCAATGGAAAGATAGACAGACCTGCACTTCCGTTCCCCGACGTCGCGGATCTTAGCTTCCTAGCGAAGCGACGAGCCTCGTCCGTATCTGTAAACCTGACACCAACACAGACTCGCCTAGCTTCGATCTGGGCCTCTGTGCTTCCAAACAGCTCAGCAAGAATGTTTAGACCGGAATCTAACTTTTTCGACGAGGGAGGACACTCCATCCTTGCACAGCAGATGTTTTTCAGCGTGACCAAGGAATGGAAGGACATCAATCTGCCGATCAAGGTGATATTCCAATCTCAGACACTTGAGGCTCTTGCCGCAGAGATCGACCGTGCTCAGGACCCCATCGGCCTGCGTCTAGATGCGATGCCCCTCGATGGAGACAAGAATGTTCTGGACGAGGCGTATGCCGCCGACGCAAGGGACCTCACAAGCAAAATCCCCAAGTCTATTCCCACAGCAGGCGCAGTCACCTCCCCTCGCGTGCTTCTCACCGGAGCCACTGGTTTCCTAGGCTCATATATTGTGCGCGAACTCCTCGAGGGCCCTACCAAGGCAAATGTTATCGCCCTCGTACGAGCCAAGGATCCGGCGGATGGTCTCGCTCGACTAGAAAAAGTAATGACGGCCTACGGCTTATGGTCTCAAGAATGGGTAACTTCGTCTAGGCTTGAAGTCGTGGTGGGAGACATTGGTAAGCCGCAGCTTGGCCTTTCCCAGGATGTTTGGGCTCGCCTTTCTGCCGAGGTCGATGCTGTCATCCACAACGGCGCCCAGGTCAACTGGATGCTGCCATACTCAAGCCTTCGATCAGCCAACGTACTCAGCACACTGGCCTGCATCCAGCTTTGCGCCTCTGGAAAGGCTAAGAGGCTAGCATTTGTTAGCTCAACCTCTACGCTGGATAACGACCACTACGTGGAGCTCTCTAAGAAGGCTGGTGCCGTGATGGAAGCGGACGACCTGGAGGGAAGCCGAAAGGGCCTTGCCACAGGTTATGGACAGTCCAAGTGGGCGAGCGAGCTCCTGGTTCGTGAGGCCGGACTTCGTGGCCTGGCCGGTGCCGTCATTCGTCCTGGCTATATCACGGCTGATCCAGCATCCGGCATCTCTGTGACAGACGACTTCCTGGTCCGACTATGGAAGGGATCATTACAGGTGGGTGGTCGCCCGGATATTACCAATACGCTCAACGCCGTGCCCGTCACTCAGGTCAGTCGTATTGTGGTTTCCTCTGCGTTCCACCTCTCTGCGGCAACTGGACAATCTGTAGCTGTGGCACAGGTCACCAGCCACCCGCGCTTGACGCTAAATGATTGGATTGGTGCTCTTGAAGTCTATGGCTATGAGGCCCCCATAATGCCTTACCCAGAGTGGTCCGCAAAGGTCAAGGAGTATGTCAGCGACGATACCAAGGAGGAGCCTCACGCTCTGCTACCCCTCTTCCACTTCGTCGTGGGAGACTTGCCCGGCAACTCCATTGCGCCAGAGTTAGATGACGCTAATGCCCTGGCGGCGCTGAAGCTCTACGAGAACGAGTCGAATGTCTCTCATGCTGTGGATGTACAGTCGTTAGGCGCGTACTTGGCGTACCTGGTTGCTATTGGATTCCTCCCTCCCCCAACCGGGAGCGGCAAGACCCCGTTGCCAAAGCTGGACCTGGCCGCATCACAAATCTCGGCTGCTAGCAGCTTTGGCGGCAGATCTGCTAAGCCGTAA
- a CDS encoding uncharacterized protein (EggNog:ENOG41~antiSMASH:Cluster_2.2), which produces MASQQVLFAETIAGMKKAFKRRAYESDSDSEIESFTNRGNKLKKRARFAHKGQLMPTAGPGAYKESVEYAGVRRSIIHRNSPLVDDDGYEFDSDDDDARIEEAMLSAAELDPYANIRLEHILAPLTASTDLPTHPVLSKPFTSNTLTELVKQSSRIMQKENRSLWQVRHLWTSLCGDSTWVPCSTMVGTNDIDFYTEKSAARQSQDSTKTGEGAFSPANLNGATSKNDTPGARAANGSKASSEHGAAISASADMPMDDADADAPEKRKTPPRQDEMMETDDGASKDQPKAADVKQENGKDAANGDTAKITNGADPSTETASQGRKKGSRLPSEDVQMQDGGEPANEASHNGVETSQSYIHPMFLPPPNAALDRNLGLPDNEAEDMRKLLSLYVQKQEEVCRGAARLHLGLLRAQRLRKDVLHWSKAEAHSGPNRDMSDGEDWYDKEEWGLTEDLKKGQDEEEEDTATAGKKTRNRR; this is translated from the exons ATGGCCTCGCAGCAGGTGCTCTTTGCCGAGACCATCGCCGGCATGAAGAAGGCCTTCAAACGGAGGGCGTATG AATCCGATTCTGACTCCGAGATCGAAAGCTTCACCAACCGCGGCAACAAATTAAAGAAGAGGGCGCGTTTCGCACACAAGGGACAATTGATGCCCACGGCAGGGCCTGGCGCTTACAAAGAG TCTGTGGAGTACGCCGGTGTGCGAAGGTCCATCATCCATCGCAATTCTCCCCTGGTCGACGATGACGGCTACGAATTCGAtagcgacgatgacgacgcccGCATTGAAGAGGCTATGCTATCGGCTGCAGAGTTGGATCCGTATGCAAATATTCGCCTAGAAC ACATCCTTGCGCCGCTCACTGCTTCAACCGACCTGCCAACCCACCCCGTCCTCTCCAAGCCTTTTACTTCCAATACCCTCACAGAACTAGTGAAGCAGAGTTCTCGCATAATGCAAAAGGAAAACCGATCGCTATGGCAGGTTCGACACTTGTGGACCTCTCTTTGTGGCGACTCCACTTGGGTGCCATGTTCAACCATGGTCGGCACGAACGATATCGATTTTTATACTGAAAAAAGCGCTGCTCGCCAGTCTCAAGATTCCACAAAGACAGGCGAGGGGGCATTTTCACCCGCCAATTTAAATGGTGCGACCAGCAAAAACGATACGCCAGGAGCTCGAGCTGCAAACGGATCAAAGGCATCGAGTGAACACGGTGCTGCCATCTCGGCGTCTGCCGATATGCCCATggacgatgccgatgccgatgcaccagagaagaggaagacacCTCCCAGgcaagatgagatgatggaaaCAGACGACGGAGCTTCCAAGGACCAACCCAAAGCAGCGGACGTGAAGCAAGAAAACGGCAAAGACGCAGCCAATGGTGACACAGCTAAAATTACAAACGGTGCAGACCCATCGACCGAAACTGCGAGTCAAGGTCGTAAGAAGGGAAGCCGCCTGCCCAGCGAAGACGTACAGATGCAAGATGGTGGTGAACCAGCAAACGAAGCCTCGCATAATGGCGTAGAAACCAGCCAGTCCTATATCCACCCAATGTTCCTACCTCCCCCAAATGCCGCGCTCGACCGAAACCTTGGCTTACCCGATAACGAAGCTGAAGACATGAGGAAGCTTCTATCCTTGTATGtgcagaagcaagaagaggtCTGCCGGGGGGCTGCTAGGCTCCATTTGGGCTTGCTGAGAGCTCAAAGACTTCGTAAAGACGTGCTGCATTGGTCAAAGGCAGAGGCACACTCTGGGCCAAATCGAGACATGTCTGATGGTGAGGACTGGTATGACAAGGAAGAATGGGGCCTGACAGAGGATCTCAAGAAGGgccaagacgaagaagaagaagataccGCCACTGcagggaagaagacgagaaacaGGCGGTAA
- the CHOL2 gene encoding Phosphatidyl-N-methylethanolamine N-methyltransferase (TransMembrane:5 (o20-38i59-78o98-119i131-151o163-183i)~antiSMASH:Cluster_2.2): MASSFSIADLVDYVDLDKKSLLISAGSIIFNPLFWNIVARQEYHNKILTRLFGGNRYTACYALAITIFSLGLVRDSLYKAALEDQPSHPLLTTLYSQVAGYALFAVGMVLVVSSTWRLGITGTFLGDYCGILMDEMVTGFPFNVTSAPMYWGSTMNFLGTALAYGKPAGIALTLLVLVVYIVALRFEDPFTAGIYAKRERERAAAKSGKKQK; this comes from the exons ATGGCGTCATCATTCAGCATCGCAGACCTGGTCGACTATGTCGATCTGGACAAGAAGAGCCTGTTGA TCTCGGCAGgatccatcatcttcaatccGCTGTTCTGGAA CATTGTTGCTCGTCAAG AGTACCACAACAAGATCCTCACAAGGCTGTTTGGAGGCAACCGCTACACCGCCTGCTATGCCCTCGCAATCACCATCTTCTCGCTCGGCCTCGTCCGCGATTCGCTGTACAAGGCAGCTCTGGAGGACCAGCCATCGCACCCGCTGCTGACGACGCTGTACTCGCAAGTTGCCGGCTACGCCCTGTTTGCCGTTGGCATGGTCCTGGTCGTCTCATCGACATGGCGCCTGGGCATCACGGGCACCTTCCTGGGCGACTACTGCGGCATCCTCATGGATGAGATGGTGACGGGCTTCCCCTTCAACGTGACCTCGGCGCCGATGTACTGGGGCTCGACAATGAACTTTCTGGGCACTGCGCTTGCATACGGCAAGCCTGCTGGCATTGCCTTGACTCTTCTTGTGCTGGTCGTGTATATTGTTGCTCTGCGATTCGAGGATCCGTTCACTGCTGGTATTTACGCTAAGCGTGAGCGCGAGCGGGCCGCGGCCAAGTCgggcaagaagcagaaataa
- a CDS encoding uncharacterized protein (antiSMASH:Cluster_2.2~TransMembrane:11 (i82-102o122-143i164-192o198-216i228-250o273-292i350-375o395-420i441-463o469-488i526-552o)) yields the protein MDRRPNSEGGGNAADDSIGVQAPPPAVSSQEGRTEGKDQSAHIAAGIMLASVGGDHDRTSVAASNGRSSETRARTALARLRHVLITFSRFVGPGFMVSVAYIDPGNYSTDIAAGSSYRFKLLFIVLLSNLFAILLQSLAIQLGTVTGLDLAQACRAYLPRWLNYFLYVLAEVAIIATDIAEVIGTAIALNLLIPKLPLVAGCALSILDVMAILIFYRPDGSMKGLRIFEFFVLFLVLGVVVCFCIQLSLIKHTSVGEVFKGYLPSSAIVQSNGLYQACGILGATVMPHSLYLGSGIVKPRLREYDEKHGLMPQDPVSAASSTIDESYDKVVYIPSLAAIKHSLKYSITELTLSLFTFALFVNSAILIVAGASLYGNPDALTADIFGIYHLLSESISSGAGTIFALALLLSGISAGIVCTIAGQMVSEGALRWKMKPWLRRLVTRSISITPSIIIAGAVGQVGLDKALNASQVVLSTVLPFTTFPLIYFTARSRYMTVQPGRARLHIESREDEEVIREPGIDMSNGWILIILSALVWLLIAIMNVANLVLLGLGDS from the exons ATGGACAGGAGACCCAACAGCGAGGGCGGCGGCAATGCCGCAGACGACTCAATTGGCGTCCAGGCACCGCCGCCAGCAGTGTCATCCCAAGAGGGGCGCACTGAGGGTAAAGATCAGAGCGCGCACATCGCCGCAGGCATCATGCTTGCGTCTGTTGGCGGTGATCACGATCGGACTTCTGTCGCGGCTTCAAACGGGCGTAGTTCGGAGACACGAGCCAGGACGGCGCTTGCGAGGCTGAGGCATGTCTTGATCACATTTAGCAGGTTCGTGGGGCCTGGATTCATGGTGTCTGTTGCGTACA TCGATCCTGGAAACTACTCTACCGACATCGCTGCAGGCTCCTCCTACCGCTTCAAGCTCCTGTTCATCGTCCTGCTCAGCAACCTCTTTGCCATTCTCCTGCAAAGCCTCGCCATCCAGCTAGGCACGGTCACTGGTCTGGATCTCGCACAAGCATGTCGTGCCTATCTGCCGCGATGGCTCAACTACTTCCTCTACGTGCTGGCAGAAGTGGCCATCATCGCTACTGACATTGCCGAG GTCATCGGAACGGCCATTGCGCTGAATCTCCTCATCCCAAAACTTCCCCTTGTTGCTGGCTGCGCTCTATCCATCCTCGACGTCATGGCCATCCTCATCTTTTACCGCCCAGACGGCTCCATGAAAGGCCTCCGCATCTTTGAATTTTTCGTCCTCTTTTTGGTCCTGGGCGTTGTCGTCTGTTTTTGCATCCAGCTCTCGCTGATCAAGCACACCAGCGTCGGTGAGGTCTTCAAGGGCTATCTCCCCTCCAGCGCAATTGTCCAATCCAACGGCCTGTACCAGGCCTGTGGTATTCTTGGGGCTACCGTTATGCCTCACAGCCTGTACCTTGGGTCGGGCATCGTGAAGCCCCGGCTGAGGGAGTATGACGAGAAACACGGTCTCATGCCCCAGGACCCCGTGTCGGCAGCGTCGTCGACCATCGATGAGAGCTACGATAAGGTCGTGTACATTCCGTCTCTCGCAGCCATCAAGCACTCGCTCAAATATTCCATTACCGAGCTCACGCTGTCGCTCTTCACCTTTGCGCTCTTTGTAAACTCGGCCATTCTCATCGTTGCCGGCGCCTCACTATATGGGAATCCCGACGCCCTCACCGCAGACATTTTCGGCATTTATCACCTGCTCTCCGAGAGCATCTCGTCTGGGGCCGGGACAATCTTCGCCTTGGCCCTTCTGCTCTCGGGTATTTCAGCCGGCATTGTATGCACCATTGCGGGCCAAATGGTCAGCGAGGGAGCTCTTCgatggaagatgaagccatggctgcgACGCCTCGTGACGAGGTCTATCAGCATCACcccttccatcatcatcgccggaGCAGTTGGACAGGTGGGCCTGGACAAAGCCCTCAACGCCTCACAGGTGGTTCTCAGCACGGTGTTGCCCTTCACCACATTCCCACTCATCTATTTCACTGCGCGATCCCGGTATATGACGGTACAGCCGGGTCGAGCTCGGCTTCACATTGAGTccagagaagacgaagaggtgATTCGCGAGCCAGGGATAGACATGTCCAACGGCTGGATTCTTATTATTCTGAGTGCTCTTGTTTGGTTACTTATTGCGATAATGAATGTCGCAAATTTGGTATTGTTGGGACTGGGCGATTCATAA
- a CDS encoding uncharacterized protein (antiSMASH:Cluster_2.2~BUSCO:EOG092D2KHQ), translating into MFQPKKPYSAVTVTIETLTSEAYQEDDVGGIPDLVEVITIQASGPTEAARAIRKKLKYGNVHRQIRALVLLDGLIQNAGPRFQRTFADEPLLERLRVCGTSDLSDPEVRKKCRELFSSWSQYANKPGLERIARLHKELPKRKVGVTQERSKVLKETENPFGDEDDDEPSSPKPSNAAGPSSSSHSRSAHSREGSAVNSLKHHQTPSLSLSSGGSIFGSSSSSSDKKKKSSSSSKSKGKRKPFDLEAEKEQMKSVIAESSLAATNLGNVLQTINREKERISENNLAVERFESCKLLRRKVLRYIHHVDHEQWLGPLLHANDELVHALMTFEQLDQSVDADSDSDDELAEQAHLYRMAALKGKEEQAARDGTTSPTRAEHPDITGLSINSSPRQTPPPRPSTKPAFSAPPIPPPLPSNPRPIVQERQDSYQSEEEDEDDPFADRNAM; encoded by the exons ATGTTCCAACCA AAGAAGCCCTACTCCGCCGTCACGGTCACCATCGAGACGCTCACCTCCGAGGCCTACCAAGAGGACGACGTCGGCGGCATCCCCGACCTCGTCGAAGTCATCACCATCCAGGCCTCTGGCCCCACCGAGGCCGCGCGCGCCATTcgcaagaagctcaagtACGGCAACGTGCACCGCCAGATCCGCGCCCTGGTCCTGCTCGACGGCCTGATCCAGAATGCCGGCCCGCGCTTCCAGCGAACCTTTGCCGACGAGCCTCTGCTGGAGCGACTGCGCGTCTGCGGCACGTCTGATCTGTCCGACCCGGAGGTGAGGAAGAAGTGCAGGGAGCTGTTCAGCAGCTGGTCCCAGTACGCGAACAAGCCGGGTCTGGAGAGGATCGCTCGACTGCACAAGGAGCTACCCAAGCGCAAGGTTGGCGTCACGCAGGAGCGATCAAAGGTGCTGAAGGAGACGGAGAACCCCTTtggcgacgaggacgacgacgagccatcttctccaaagCCCTCCAACGCCGCTGGGCCGTCGTCATCCTCCCATAGCCGCTCGGCGCATAGTCGCGAAGGGTCAGCAGTCAACTCCCTCAAACATCACCAAACGCCTTCACTGTCTCTGTCTAGCGGTGGATCCATATTCGGTAGCAGCTCTTCTAGCTccgacaagaagaagaagagcagcagcagcagcaagtccAAGGGCAAGAGGAAGCCGTTTGATCtagaagcagaaaaggagCAGATGAAGTCTGTTATTGCGGAGTCGTCGCTGGCAGCTACAAACTTGGGCAACGTGCTGCAGACCATCAACCGTGAGAAGGAGCGGATTTCCGAAAACAACCTGGCTGTCGAGAGATTTGAATCTTGCAAGCTGCTCCGTAGGAAGGTGTTGCGCTAC ATTCATCATGTCGACCACGAACAGTGGCTCGGCCCTCTCCTCCACGCCAACGATGAACTGGTTCACGCCCTCATGACGTTTGAGCAGCTGGACCAATCTGTGGACGCTGACAGTGACTCTGATGACGAACTCGCAGAACAAGCTCACTTATACCGAA TGGCTGCcttgaaaggaaaagaagaacaggCCGCAAGAGACGGCACCACCTCTCCAACCCGGGCCGAGCACCCTGACATCACCGGCCTGAGCATCAACTCCTCACCAAGACAGACTCCGCCGCCCCGGCCATCTACCAAGCCGGCCTTTTCAGCACCTCCAATtccaccgccgctgccgtcgAACCCGCGACCGATAGTGCAGGAGAGACAGGACTCCTACCAgtcagaggaagaggacgaagacgatcCGTTTGCGGACAGAAACGCCATGTGA
- a CDS encoding uncharacterized protein (antiSMASH:Cluster_2.2) yields the protein MDNISISTQGSVIDSRTVQKTRVLAWKYQINKQNKGKSSQVEFLTKAPPTIPRPNPATSCCYCQLGPNIDQGARSTPYIRWLHPSSKYTKVYNRTAQSTVIMDNSFNGAGGGGKGGGAGWYSFYRSQDRDRSALNTTSFTLS from the exons ATGGATAATATTAGCATCAGCACGCAGGGCAGCGTCATTGACAGTCGGACGGTCCAAAAGACTCGAGTCCTTGCCTGGAAATATCAAATAAACAAGCAAAACAAAGGGAAATCCTCACAGGTCGAGTTTCTAACAAAAGCGCCACCAACAATACCTAG GCCCAATCCGGCGACTAGCTGTTGCTATTGTCAACTGGGTCCGAATATTGACCAAGGCgcacggagtactccgtacattcGGTGGCTTCATCCTAGTTCGAAGTATACTAAAGTATACAACAG AACTGCCCAATCAACAGTCATTATGGATAACAGCTTCAatggagcaggaggaggggggaaggggggaggCGCGGGTTGGTACAGCTTCTATCGCTCACAAGATAGGGATAGGAGCGCGTTGAACACCACCTCATTCACTCTCTCTTAA
- a CDS encoding uncharacterized protein (EggNog:ENOG41) has product MLPHTLSSSARPNTVMSSASPEVMDITNMLNNKGGAMAHGLGGSMADHHQQHHHLGLVKHESALDRSGSPHISEHSSYSAHSLPRAYPSPTAMQTPMQMQNHMHNAMQMGGFTDMSGMGGVPSMAMHHMPQQPQQQQAPTAPVKAYPCSTCGKGFARRSDLARHERIHTGVRPHVCDYPKCHKGFIQRSALTVHQRVHTGEKPHRCETCAKLFSDSSSLARHRRTHSGTRPYKCPYADCQKTFTRRTTLTRHQNQHTGTIEEAAAATAAALAASRVKNGSQARSDGDHMSNQGSPLTTPSPNQHAMMSPAMDLSGANGLGRHQADFTQYMTQGGTLPPHLRVGSPTSTNSAASYNSGIRPTSHPTGYGPPPTLEPNLEQHAGASGSAVGSPHMASQLGWQSPHSSSPSHNGGSYVYPDPDGYPPNPSMSQMYYGAPQQMRRPQSAEPGMVHM; this is encoded by the exons ATGTTACCTCATACGCTCTCTTCGTCCGCAAGGCCGAATACTGTCATGTCTTCGGCTTCGCCTGAGGTCATGGATATCACAAACATGCTGAACAACAAAGGAGGTGCCATGGCACATGGGCTTGGTGGAAGCATGGCCGATCACCACCAacagcatcaccacctcGGCCTCGTCAAACATGAGTCTGCGCTGGACCGGTCAGGATCACCGCACATTTCTGAGCATTCTTCTTACTCCGCACACAGCCTGCCTCGCGCCTATCCCTCGCCAACCGCCATGCAGACTCCTATGCAGATGCAAAATCATATGCATAATGCTATGCAGATGGGTGGCTTTACGGACATGTCCGGCATGGGAGGTGTACCAAGCATGGCTATGCATCACatgcctcagcagcctcagcaacagcaggcTCCTACAGCACCTGTTAAAGCATACCCCTGCAGTACCTGCGGTAAAGGTTTCGCTAGAAGAAGCGACCTTGCGCGCCATG AGCGTATTCACACAGGAGTCAGACCTCACGTGTGCGACTATCCCAAATGCCACAAGGGATTCATCCAAAGATCTGCTCTCACTGTTCACCAAAGAGTGCACACCGGCGAGAAGCCGCATCGTTGTGAGACATGCGCCAAG CTATTCAGTGACAGCAGCTCGCTGGCCCGACACCGCAGAACTCACTCGGGAACTCGTCCTTACAAGTGCCCCTACGCTGATTGCCAAAAGACATTTACGAGGCGCACCACCCTCACACGTCATCAGAACCAGCACACCGGTACTATCGAAGAGGCCGCGGCGGCTACCGCGGCGGCACTTGCAGCTTCCAGGGTCAAGAACGGAAGCCAAGCTCGCTCCGATGGCGACCACATGTCCAATCAAGGCTCTCCCTTGACAACACCATCACCTAACCAGCACGCCATGATGTCCCCTGCCATGGACCTCTCTGGAGCCAACGGCCTCGGCCGACACCAGGCGGACTTTACTCAGTACATGACGCAGGGCGGCACTCTTCCTCCTCACTTGCGCGTGGGCAGCCCGACTTCGACCAACTCGGCCGCCAGCTACAACAGCGGGATCCGACCGACCTCGCACCCTACCGGCTACGGTCCTCCACCAACCTTGGAACCCAACTTGGAGCAGCACGCTGGTGCCTCTGGAAGCGCAGTTGGCAGCCCTCACATGGCGTCACAACTTGGCTGGCAATCccctcattcttcttcaccatctCATAACGGGGGAAGCTACGTCTATCCCGACCCTGATGGCTACCCCCCTAATCCCTCAATGAGCCAGATGTACTATGGCGCACCGCAACAGATGCGACGACCGCAAAGTGCCGAGCCTGGCATGGTGCACATGTAA